From a single Granulicella aggregans genomic region:
- the rsmI gene encoding 16S rRNA (cytidine(1402)-2'-O)-methyltransferase, whose amino-acid sequence MEEPVLQRKAGPLAPGLYLVATPIGNLEDITLRALRVLREADRIACEDTRQTQKLLNHFGIKTPTVSYHMHNEDSRAEELTAELKAGARIAVVSDAGTPGIADPGSQIASAAIAAGVPVFPIPGANAALSALIASGLGTERFAFRGFLPSKAGARKTVLEELPRDGSTQIFYETPHRILEALADIEAVFGGSERVVLAREVTKLHEEFLRGTVAEVRAELAGRASVRGEMVLMLAPVAASDVVAGSIADEVAALIKAEGLSEMAALKRAAKTRGLGKSEAYRELQREQNRRK is encoded by the coding sequence ATAGAAGAGCCCGTTCTTCAGCGTAAGGCGGGGCCGCTCGCTCCTGGGCTGTATCTCGTCGCGACGCCCATCGGCAACCTGGAAGACATCACGCTACGGGCACTCCGTGTGCTGCGTGAGGCCGACCGCATCGCCTGCGAGGACACCCGGCAGACGCAGAAGCTGCTGAACCACTTCGGCATCAAGACTCCGACCGTCAGCTACCACATGCACAACGAAGACTCTAGGGCGGAAGAGCTTACGGCGGAGCTGAAGGCCGGTGCGCGGATCGCTGTCGTGAGCGACGCCGGAACTCCCGGCATCGCCGATCCGGGCAGCCAGATCGCAAGCGCAGCAATCGCCGCCGGGGTTCCCGTCTTCCCCATCCCTGGAGCGAACGCGGCGCTTTCAGCGCTGATTGCGAGCGGCCTGGGCACGGAGCGATTTGCCTTCCGCGGCTTTTTGCCGTCGAAGGCGGGAGCGCGGAAGACGGTTCTGGAAGAGCTGCCACGGGATGGGTCAACGCAGATCTTCTACGAGACGCCGCACCGGATTCTGGAGGCGCTGGCGGATATTGAGGCGGTCTTCGGAGGGTCAGAGCGGGTCGTACTGGCACGCGAAGTGACCAAGCTGCATGAGGAGTTTCTGCGAGGTACGGTGGCGGAGGTCCGCGCAGAACTGGCGGGGCGAGCGAGCGTTCGCGGAGAGATGGTGTTGATGCTGGCCCCCGTCGCGGCTTCAGACGTAGTCGCGGGAAGCATCGCGGACGAAGTGGCAGCCCTCATCAAAGCCGAAGGTCTAAGCGAGATGGCGGCGCTGAAGCGAGCGGCCAAAACGCGCGGACTCGGGAAGAGCGAGGCCTACCGAGAACTCCAGCGCGAGCAGAACCGCCGAAAGTAA